Below is a window of Theropithecus gelada isolate Dixy chromosome 15, Tgel_1.0, whole genome shotgun sequence DNA.
gaaGAAACTCAACACCATAATTAATACAGAGTTAACTTTTATTACAGGAAAAACCATATGGCATAGTTGAAACGAAGGCCGGAATATTCCCTGTAAGTCTTAaaacttctgatttttctttcgtttattgtttttctctctccttttcctccccttccAAGCAATTATTAGattaaaatgttctttccttctcACTTTCAGTTTAAGTCCCTGTTTTGTGtattcttgttaaaaaaaaaaaaaaaggaagaaatagcgTAAGGTAACAATTACAGTTCAAATGGGAAGTGAGCACATTTATTTTCAACCTGCCTGTAAAACGTGTTTTGTGACCTTGATTGTCCTAAAGGGAGTTGAAAGTACCAAAAGTTTTTCACTGTGTCCTGTTTCATGTTGGGTAAAGAGCTTAGGGCACAAGCCGAAGCAAACATCCATGCATGGTGACAGCAACTGAATTTCTGTTATTAATTCAAAACTCTCATGTCCTATGGCTTTGTACTTCATTTTCAAGATTTGACCTTAAGTTCTCCATCTGTGAATTTAATATCCACTAGtgagtgttttaaattttatactatgggctgggcacagtggctcacgcctataatcccagcactttgggagtccgaggcgggtggatcatgaggtcaagagattgagaccatcctggctaacatggtgaaacaccatctctactaaaaatacaaaaaattagctgggcatggtggtgggtgcctgtagtcccagctgctcgggaggctgaggcaggagaatggtgtgaacccgggaggcggagcttatagtgatccgagatcacgccactgcactccagcctgggcgacagagcgagactctgtctcaaaaaaaaaaaaaaaatttttttatactaTGAATGTGTGAGCTATAGTACTAATTTGAAATGAGTTATTTTAGCATTAAAAGATGACTCAGTAGTTGGTATTTTTACTAGCCGTTTGTGAGGTTATTATTTAGCATAGTAGAATACATACTATGTTCTTGTCTATTTCTAGTCACAGATGATGAATGAACTATGATAACTCaaaattccttattttaaataacaaaacttAGTGTGATTCTTGCTTTAATCAAATGACTTAGTCACAGTAATCATTATCTTTTGCAACAAGGGAATTTTAGGAAGGGCCACCAAAACTGGCCAACTGTCCCAGTTGGAACGCTGCTTTAGAAAATAGTTGGGggagtggccgggcacagtggctcatgcctgtaatcccagcactttgggaggccgaggtgggtgaatcacgaggtcaggagttcaagaccagcctggccaacatggtgaaaccccatctctattaaaaatacaaaaattaccgtgcgtggtggcgggcgtctgtaatcacagctactggggaggctgaggcaggagaattacttgcaactggaaggcggaggttgcagtgagccgagatcgtgccactgcactccagcctgggaaacaagagtgaaactccatcgcaaaaaaaaaaaaaaaaaaataggggggtatcaggggctcacgcctgtaattacagcactatgggaagccaaagtgggtggatcccttgaggctaggagttcaagaccagcctggccaacatggtgaaacaccatctctactaaaaaaaaaaaaaatacaaaaataaaccaggtatggtggtacacgcctgtaatcccagctacctggaggctgaggcacaagaattgcttgaacctggaaggtggaagttgcagtgtgcagagattgtgccactacactccagcctgggtcacagaatgagactctgtctcgggggggaaaaaaaaaagaagtaggggccgggcatggtggctcacacctataatcccagcactttgagaggcagagagaggtgggtcacctgaggtcaggattttgagaccagcctggccaacatggtaaaactccatctctactattaataaaaatacaaaaattagctgggcatggtggtgcatgcctgtaatcctggctactggggaggctgaggcacaagaatcgcctgaacctgggaggcacaggttgcagtgagccaagattgtgccactgcactccagcctgagcaacagagcaccctgcctcaaaaaaaaaaaaaaaaaaagtaggggatttctccttttgttttattgtgtaaCATTGATGTGTGTTATAGCCTAGATAGTCTCAAAATAGGAAATTATCTTGCTGGTTTTACCAGTTGggcaatttatatttatttagtcttccatttattccatttaaatgttcatttattttgccaTTACTGTTCAAAGGAAAAGGAGAGCTCTATTCAGAAGACCATATCAGGGATCCTGTAGCATTTctcatatttctgtattttttgccACTGTGgttctttcctgtttctgtgcCATGACCCCTTTGAGGAACTGAAGAATGCTCATTGTATGTATGTTTAGAATAGGACAAGTAATAACAAACTTCCAAATCCCAGTGGCTTAACAAAACAGAGGTTTATTTCTTGTTGACATAACCGAATACTGtggatcaggtgatcctcctcaATCTTATAGCCGTGCCTCTCGAATATGAGGTTCCAAGATCGTGATAGAGAGGGCAGGATGTCTCAGGGGATGATTTTTAGGGTCTAAGCTTACAAGTAGCTCACATCACTTCTGCTCAAATTCTGTTAGCTAAAACTCACTGTCATCTTCCCAAATATTATCTGTGTGCTCTTTGCTATTCCCCAGGCCCCTGTTCATGGAGTTTCTGCTACATTCCATATTTCTAGTCACCAAACAgctctttgcttctttctttaccCATGCATAACACACTTAGTCCCTCTCCTTAGGGAGAAATCCCCAAGTCCCATTCCATCACTGTACCCGGCCTCAAATCCATGATCTCTAGATGATGTACATGGTATGTCAGGTTTAGACACGACTTCTGTTGATCTGAGGATCAGTGAACTAAGAGAGGTTAACTATATCCTTGTCCCCCAACCACACCCATTGTTCAGTAGTATAATTTGGATAGCATAGTAGTCACTGATTCTTGGCAATTCTGAAATCTCACTCGTAACCCCTGTGTGTGAGAAATTACTTGAATGGgcactgattttgttttcttgaaagaACACCTTTGTCCATAGTTCTTCCTGGTTCCTGGCTCTGTCCAGGGGGTTTATTCTTTTCATTATCTACCTAGACCACATCTAAGTGGTATTGGGAAGCATGCCCTCCTTAGGTGCCATATGGGCTTCAAAATCTGCCACCTGCTTGCAGGAGGTTGAATGCCAGAGGTGGTTTTAATTTCAGACATTCTGGCAGGATTTTGTAAACTATATGTTTGGTTTCTTTGTCCATCCATTTCCCTTAACATTTGgaagcatgaaaagaaaaatatttggtagGCATCTAATGTGTTTACTTCTAGTCAGTTTCTCATGCCAGTATCTGTTTTTCCTATACATAGTTACCagcttctctcatttctttgtcCTTATGCATCTGCCTCTCTCACCTCATTGGCAGCTATGTGGAGGCCATCTGAGGCAGACTGGTTCAAAGGCTACCTTCATTTTAAACTGATCTTTGCTATAGTGCTGTGTCCCTCTGTTTGAATTTTATTGGGCTTCTGTTGCTTAGATCTTTTGTGTTAACTTACTGTTCAGGAATTCTGAAGTAGTCTGATTTTCCAATATCACAAGgtcctgattttttatttatttttaagatagaggGTCCCACTCTTacccagcctggttttgaactctgggcctcaagcatgcctcctgccttggactctcaaagtgctgggattacaggcatgagccaccatgactggcccgAATTTTTAGattctattaacttttttttttttttttttggtcaggaaCATAAAAGTCTCTAGCGTGGACCAAAGGTGTTCTCTCTTCCTGTCTATTTTTGTCTCCTCTCAAATCAGCCACTTTTTGCCTGAGCAAAAGTACATGCTTCTTAAAGTACATTCCCAAGGCAGCCAATAGGATCCAAACATATACTATAAACCTTTTTTTCTAGCTACTACTTTTAGAACCTCAAGTTCATTAGGCAGTCTGCTTCCAAGTTATAGGACATATTTTGCTAAATAGTTTGCCACTgccttttgtttccatttttatctttgctACCAGACTGCTAAGCCAGTGCCCTATAGCTTGATTTTTATTACAGCAGCATTAGTGCCACTTCAAGGCACTGATTTCTGTTGGGATAATGCTAGCTATGAAAACAAATTGTTGCCCAAATGTATAATGGCttaaacataatatattttttcattggaTTATAATCCTGAGCAGTACCAGTCAGGGAATGGCAGGAattggggtggggatggggacaaTTCTACTCTTCCCAGTCATTCAGGGACTGGCAGGCTAACAGAATCTGTTATCTTAAACACATGGCTGAAACTGAAATGGAATAATCTTACAACTATACAGCTTGTCAGTGGAGGTCCCAAGATTCTTACCACTTGGTTCTGGCTTCAAAGCCCATGCCTTTTTGCCCACACACTATATCAAGAATTGAAAAGACACCTGGACCAGTTACCTAGCCAAAGTTTGTATTCTGTATTCAATATGTAAGCCAATCAGAAAACTGGCGATTGCTTAACACATTCAGTTGCTGGGGGTACATTACCTCCTTATCTGGAACTGCAGATGTTTCCTTGCAACTTCTTTCTGGGGCCTCCATTTATTGGGGCcatacaaaataaaagattatcCCTTTATCCCTTAGAGAACACAATTTTCGTGCCCTTTTCGATTATTTCGTTTCTGAGTGAAAATTTCCCTATTATTTCAGTGTACCTGAAGATTTTGAATACTGATTGTTCAGATTTAGACAGCTTCTACTTTGTCTAGGGTCCTTTTAAAGGGAATGCCAGAACTCAAGTACATTTTCCATGTGAGATGTGATAaacatggaacagaatagaactATCACCTCTGTAGACTTAAGATTTTTCTCCTAACTATCTTTGTGTTCCTAGGGTGATACAATTCTGGAGACTGGAGAAGTAATTCCACCGATGAAAGAATTTCCTGATCAACATCATTAAAGATTATGTAAAAACTTAAAAGGCTTATGAGCCTAAATTTGTTCCTATATTACCATATTTACTGAATTTTCTGGAAAAGTAACTTTAATAAAGTTTAATCTCAGAAATTGTCATATTTCTTTTCCAGCATTGTACAATTTGAGACTCTTTGAGTAatttaataataagtaaaaagtgGACATGctaaaaaaaatatgagaaaccACCTACTGTTTCTGGTCATTCTTGACTTGGAAAACAGGGTATGGAAAAGTATTCAGTTACGtactagtttgtttgtttttttttcttatacaataCTTTAATTTGGTATCAGGGTATGCAACAGTGAATTTTCGcaataaacaaatataagaacAGAAATTCCATGCACTTTTGTTTTAAGGAAATCTtccagctaggcacagtggctcacgcctgtaatcctagcactttgggaggccaaggcgggcagatcacgaggtcaggagatcaagaccatcctggcaaacacagtgaaaccccgtctctactaaaaatacaaaaaaattagccgggcatggtggcgggcacctgtagtcccagctactcgagaggctgaggcaggagaatggtgtgaacccagaaggcagagcttgcagtgagctgggatagAGCcactgactgcactccagcctgggcgacagagcaagacactgtccctacccaccccccccaaaaaaaataaaaaggaatctttccgagtcatttttaaagaatttagaaACTTCATTGAAAAGCTTATTTGCTGTTAATTTTGTCATGAGAatgtaaaatactaaaatttctaAGTTAAAAATTTGCATATTAGTGCTTGTTACAAAAgataatgcaaaaataaacttGGGAACTTTgcattatgaattttatttttaaatctacataAGCATGAGGGAAAGAActgtattttcaaagaattaaatcCAGAGGAGTTACAGATTTTCATTCGTCCCAAAGATTTTGTCTGTGTATTTCTTCCTTAGCTGTCGTCTTGCAGACACCATTGAAGCATAGATGATGCAGCCCCAGTTGATTAAAACGATGGCAAGCAGCAACTAAACCAAAAACTGCAAAAGAGGTGTGAAATGTGCCTGATATTTCTGCAAATTTGCATACTAGTGCTTGTTACAAAGgataatgcaaaaataaacttGGGAACTTTGCATtatgaattttacttttaaatctacCTAAGCATGAGGGAAAGAACTATTTTCAGAGAAGTAAATCCAGAGGAGTTACAAATTTTCATTCGTCCCAAAGATTTTGTCTGGGTATTTCTTCCTTAGCTGTCGTCTTGCAGACACCATTGAAGCATAGATGATGCAGCCCCAGGAGATTAAAACGATGACAAGCAGCAACtaaaccaaaaaccaaaagagGTGTGAAATGTGCCTGGTATTTCCCCCCGCCGTCAGGTTACCGTGTGCCATTGCTAAGGTGGGAATTAAAGTAACAAACTCGAATAAATGGGGTTCCAGTGGCGGGTACACCCAGCTGCCCTTACGTAAGAAGCGGAAGATCGTATCCTCCAGGAAGAGGCGGAGTCGAGGTGAGGGAGTGAAATGCTTAATTCAGGAATGGATTTTGGAGTTTCTGGGTGCTGAAGAAGTAGAGCCTTTCTGCCTGCAGGCCCAGTGAGTCGACACGGTGGGGGCCCGCGAGCCCCGGGACTTACCACAGAATAAATCCAGTCCAGCGTGCGACGACTCACTGGCTTCATGGTAAGGAGGCGGCAGCGGTTCGCGGGAGCTGGCGGGAGTTGCGGGCCTTACAGTAACCTCCCAGGCGGTGGCTGCCCGGCGGCAGCAGCCATCTTTTAGCCGGGCACGAGCGGCCTCCCACTCGCTTCGTGCAGAGGTGTCGCCGGCCTCTTCCGCCCGGagt
It encodes the following:
- the SMIM27 gene encoding small integral membrane protein 27 isoform X1: MKPVSRRTLDWIYSVLLLVIVLISWGCIIYASMVSARRQLRKKYPDKIFGTNENL
- the SMIM27 gene encoding small integral membrane protein 27 isoform X2, with protein sequence MKPVSRRTLDWIYSVLLLAIVLINWGCIIYASMVSARRQLRKKYTDKIFGTNENL